AACAAGATGCTCACCCGGATCTACGGCGTGGCTTATCCCAAGAAAAGCGAACTGGACGACTACCTGCACATGATGGAAGAGGCAAGAAAGCGGGATCACAGGAAACTGGGAAGAGAACTGGGACTTTTTATGATGAGCGACGAGGGACCGGGCTTCCCCTTCTTCCTGCCAAAGGGAATGGAACTGAAGAACACCCTTTTGGATTACTGGAGAAAGCTCCACCGGGAGAAAGGCTATGTAGAGGTGTCCACACCTATTATCTTAAGCCGTCACCTGTGGGAGAACTCCGGACACTGGGATCATTATAAAAACAACATGTATACCACAGTCATCGACGAGGAAGACTATGCGGTAAAACCCATGAACTGCCCGGGCGGCATGCTGGTATATAAGTCAGAGCCCCGCTCCTACAAGGATCTGCCGATCCGGATGGGAGAGCTGGGACTGGTACACCGGCATGAGAAATCCGGTCAGCTCCACGGACTTATGCGTGTCCGCTGCTTCACTCAGGATGACGCCCATATCTTCATGACGCCGGAGCAGATCCGGGATGAGATCAAGGGTGTGGCCCAGCTAATCGATGAAGTCTACAGCCTGTTTGGATTTAAATATCATGTAGAACTGTCCACCCGTCCGGAGGACAGCATGGGAAGCGACGAGGACTGGGAGATGGCGACAGAAGGTCTTCGTGGCGCGCTGGACGACATGGGCCTTGACTATATCGTCAATGAAGGAGACGGCGCCTTCTACGGGCCGAAGATCGACTTCCATCTGGAGGACTCCATCGGAAGAACCTGGCAGTGCGGGACTATCCAGCTGGATATGCAGATGCCTCAGCGGTTTGACCTGGAGTACACAGGAGCAGACGGAGAGAAACATCGTCCGATCATGATCCACCGGGTTGCCTTTGGTTCCATCGAGCGCTTTATCGGCATCCTGATCGAGCATTTTGCAGGAGCCTTCCCAACTTGGCTTGCGCCGGTGCAGGTAAAGGTGCTTCCCATCTCCGACAAGCATATGGATTATGCGCAGAAGGTATATGAGGCTCTGGAGGCAGCAGGCATCCGCTCCGAGATCGACACCCGGGCTGAGAAGATCGGTTATAAGATCCGGGAGGCTCAGGTGAACAAGATCCCCTATATGCTGGTTGTAGGCGGGAAAGAAGAGGAGACCGGCAAGGTTTCCGTCAGAAGCCGGTTCGCGGGAGATGAAGGCCAGAAAGATCTGGCGGCCTTCATTGAGGATATCCAGAAAGAGATCGCCGATAAGACCATCCGGGAAGTAGAGGTTGAGGAATAAAGCCGGATAGATCT
This window of the Massilistercora timonensis genome carries:
- the thrS gene encoding threonine--tRNA ligase, coding for MKITLKDGSVKEYGQSMAVIDVARDLSEGLARAATCAKVDGEVKDLRTVLDKDCELEILTFDSEEGKGAFNHTASHIMAQAVKRLYPETKLAIGPSIANGFYYDLDRETPFTTEDLEKIEAEMKKIVKEDLKLERFTRSRDEAVAYFKEKEEPYKVELVEDLPEGEEISFYSQGEFTDLCAGPHLMSTKAVKAFKLTSLAGAYWRGDEKNKMLTRIYGVAYPKKSELDDYLHMMEEARKRDHRKLGRELGLFMMSDEGPGFPFFLPKGMELKNTLLDYWRKLHREKGYVEVSTPIILSRHLWENSGHWDHYKNNMYTTVIDEEDYAVKPMNCPGGMLVYKSEPRSYKDLPIRMGELGLVHRHEKSGQLHGLMRVRCFTQDDAHIFMTPEQIRDEIKGVAQLIDEVYSLFGFKYHVELSTRPEDSMGSDEDWEMATEGLRGALDDMGLDYIVNEGDGAFYGPKIDFHLEDSIGRTWQCGTIQLDMQMPQRFDLEYTGADGEKHRPIMIHRVAFGSIERFIGILIEHFAGAFPTWLAPVQVKVLPISDKHMDYAQKVYEALEAAGIRSEIDTRAEKIGYKIREAQVNKIPYMLVVGGKEEETGKVSVRSRFAGDEGQKDLAAFIEDIQKEIADKTIREVEVEE